Proteins encoded within one genomic window of Neodiprion fabricii isolate iyNeoFabr1 chromosome 6, iyNeoFabr1.1, whole genome shotgun sequence:
- the LOC124185076 gene encoding protein mini spindles isoform X3, which yields MEEDTEYTKLPVEDRCVHKLWKARLHGYEECAKIFRRIDDEKSPEWNKFLGLVKKFVTDSNAVAQEKGLEAVLAYVENAAAAGKTVGEVMSGIVSKCIAAPKTKTKELAVQITLMYVEIEKHEAVQEELLKGTEAKNPKIVAACIATLTLALREFGPKVISVKPLVKKMPSFLEDRDKSVREEGKTMVVEIYRWIGAPLKQQLNTLKQVQITELETEFNNLKGEKVVPIRYLKSQKPKVTCVIDSGAGDVEGDEEEEDDAVAPDIDPYELLDPVDILSKLPKDFFDKVEAKKWQERKEAVEALEALCRNPKLESGDYGDVVRALKKIISKDSNVLVVALAGKCMAGLASGLKKRFQPYALACLPAILEKFREKKQNVVQALRDAADAIFLSTTIEAIMEDSLAALENKNPSVKAETAAFLARCFAQTPPPSLNKKLLKAYTGMLIKTLNEPDPTVRDNSAEAIGTASKLVGEKAISPFIADLDNLKMAKIKECSEKAVIVVKLPNVRKAAGDRPNTAPAKIESPSKSKENDNPVKSKKPNATAKKPTSKKTTTSSMTNLASKKSSAAKVQVEKNLTNEEIDDLAAQILPAEVLSGLTDSIWKTRLAAVEQLIQIVKEMETADVSTQVIVRTLAKKPGLKDTNFQVLKLRLETVKMLAENYNFSSTVAEYCVIDITEKLGDAKNSIAAGETLIAIAEATSLESVANEVMGFAFNQKNPKVQQETLLWLAKAVEEFGLVINLKALMENIKKAVTATNPSVRTAAISLLGTLYVYVGKPLLMFFENEKPALKQQIDQECEKRIGESPPIPTRGSKGKKNKVDEDDDGDIEEKESVPQVDISDLIPRVDISSQLTESLLNELADKNWKVRNEGLQKINTLLTEARSIKGSIGELPQGLALRLVDSNSKIAQSTLGVCQTLATAIGSPAKQHIRTLFPGFLQCLGDSKTWIRTAAIACMNTWGDQCGYKEFFDGEMIGDALKSGSPTLRSELWNWLAQKLPLITVKQIPKEELTVCLPYLFSNLEDRNSDVRKNAQEAVLGYMIHLSYDTMARASEKLKPGSKSVVLAALEKARPNLPVKPLPKKQAPENTSQPKTVKSGGAVKAGKTAIKTKAGNGSKPNSARKKDDDADTSPLLATNNLKHQRVIDEQKMKVLKWNFTTPREEFVELLKELMTTANVNKTLMSNMFHSDFRYHLKAIESLTEDLADNSKALVCNLDLILKWLTLRFFDTNPSVLLKGLDYLQTVFNILIEDQYHMLENEAASFIPYLLTKIGDSKDTVRNGVRALFKQIALVFPVSKLFSYVMEGIKSKNARQRTECLDQLGSLIENYGVSVCQPNASVALKEVAKQIADRDNSVRNAALNCIVQAYFLEGERVYKLIGQISEKDQSLLDERIKRAAKNRPTKSASSARIVVPPTAVTNHVSDDGEPDFDEEDEEPFEQEPEPVHDPSNDQKKPMVKEASCEVIEGIPQVDLVEPVQGDEPCEKHELQGIQSSQNHQPDNLHHDNVETVPAQQIRPKVSGPFGLDLEWLEKIESSAPVKVRNPKLIELSLSDLNEPVKLLNPTATQIIPISPPKLLVPKSAVLSSLTSQIEKDDTLDREILAMASNDLQVAFQALSKVDGILKSHQANLLQTKEDKFIGAANMQLKILQNYPLHSGIPDVSKCFRNTFMVILSFYNSGILGKNVSALQLKELVDQLISLLAENKLDQLNDVDAYNRVINTIVVKVIDCSNHTTIICVLIKLLHGCAQSNALPKYEELVMKCLWKIVKIMPSWAADLDYDPILREVHYFLKDYPTTWWKKRRSDTALRTVKTVLHSMTRVKGNAILNHMSLITNKDESELYSYLIRLVATLKPDDTNTQSRASSKSATVGRTQKHLSKLTHQQLSEIFKKIGSKHHTQEGLAQLYDFKLQYPEADIYVQPFLLKSHQFFQDYIEQGLRDIDQARKSQTPILQTNNQYATVVEY from the exons ATGGAAGAAGATACCGAATACACTAAATTGCCAGTCGAAGATCGCTGTGTGCATAAG TTATGGAAAGCCAGATTGCACGGATATGAAGAATGCGCCAAAATATTCAGGCGCattgacgatgaaaaatcacccgaatggaataaatttcttggacttgtaaaaaaatttgttacggACAGCAACGCTGTAGCCCAAGAGAAAGGATTGGAGGCAGTACTAGCCTATGTTGAAAATGCTGCAGCAGCTGGAAA GACTGTTGGAGAAGTAATGAGTGGTATAGTTTCCAAATGTATCGCAGCACCTAAAACAAAGACTAAAGAATTGGCTGTTCAGATAACTCTCATGTACGTAGAGATAGAAAAACATGAAGCTGTCCAAGAAGAGTTACTAAAGGGTACGGAAgcaaaaaatccaaaaatcgTTGCAGCATGTATAGCTACATTGACGCTTGCCCTGAG AGAGTTCGGGCCCAAAGTTATAAGTGTGAAGCCTCTTGTTAAGAAGATGCCAAGCTTTTTGGAAGACAGAGATAAGTCTGTaagagaagaaggaaagaCAATGGTAGTAGAAATCTAcag GTGGATCGGAGCACCTTTAAAACAACAGCTTAATACTTTGAAGCAGGTACAGATAACTGAACTGGAAACAGAGTTCAACAATCTTAAAGGTGAAAAAGTTGTACCTATTCGTTATCTCAAGTCACAGAAACCAAAAGTAACCTGTGTCATAGACTCGGGTGCTGGAGATGTAGAAG gcgatgaagaagaagaggatgaTGCAGTGGCACCAGACATTGATCCTTATGAACTTTTGGACCCTGTCGATATTCTTTCCAAACTTCCTAAAGATTTCTTTGACAAAGTTGAGGCTAAGAAGTGGCAGGAACGAAAGGAGGCTGTAGAGGCCTTAGAAGCTCTTTGCAGGAATCCGAAGCTCGAGAGTGGCGATTACGGAGATGTCGTCCGAGCTTTGAAAAAG ATTATAAGCAAGGATTCAAATGTGTTGGTCGTGGCACTGGCAGGAAAATGTATGGCTGGACTAGCTAGTGGTTTAAAGAAACGGTTTCAACCTTATGCCTTGGCTTGTTTACCTGCCATACTGGAGAAATTTCgcgaaaagaaacaaaacgtTGTTCAAGCTCTGAGAGATGCTGCAGACGCAATATTTCTTAGC ACGACCATCGAAGCTATTATGGAAGATTCTTTAGCTGCactggaaaataaaaatccttcTGTCAAGGCAGAGACAGCTGCTTTCCTGGCACGGTGTTTTGCTCAGACTCCACCACCAAGCTTGAATAAGAAACTGCTAAAAGCATATACTGGAATGCTTATCAAGACTTTGAATGAGCCAG ATCCGACTGTGAGAGATAATTCAGCTGAAGCTATTGGTACAGCCTCGAAGTTAGTTGGTGAAAAAGCAATATCACCGTTCATAGCTGACTTAGATAACCTCAAGATGGCAAAG ATCAAGGAATGCTCTGAGAAAGCAGTGATAGTTGTGAAATTACCAAATGTTCGAAAGGCAGCTGGCGATAGACCAAATACGGCTCCTGCAAAAATAGAGTCACCttcaaaatcaaaagaaaatgataatccAGTTAAGTCTAAAAAGCCAAATGCTACCGCTAAGAAGCCTACCAGCAAGAAAACAACCACTTCGTCCATGACAAATTTAG CTTCGAAGAAATCATCTGCGGCAAAAGTacaagttgagaaaaatttgactaaTGAAGAGATTGATGACTTGGCAGCACAAATTTTACCTGCTGAAGTACTCTCTGGACTTACAGACAGTATTTGGAAGACCCGTTTGGCTGCTGTTGAACAATTAATTCAG ATTGTCAAAGAAATGGAGACCGCTGATGTTTCCACACAAGTTATTGTCCGCACTTTGGCTAAAAAGCCTGGCCTTAAGGATACTAACTTCCAAGTTCTGAAGCTTCGGTTAGAAACAGTAAAAATGCTGgcagaaaattataatttctcaAG CACTGTGGCTGAGTATTGTGTTATAGATATAACTGAGAAATTGGGTGATGCTAAGAACAGTATCGCAGCAGGTGAAACTTTAATTGCAATCGCGGAAGCTACGAGTTTAGAATCAGTGGCTAATGAGGTAATGGGATTTGCTtttaatcagaaaaatccaAAAGTGCAGCAGGAAACTCTATTGTGGCTTGCCAAAGCTGTTGAAGAGTTTGGCCTTGT aattaatCTCAAGGCTTTAATGGAGAATATTAAAAAGGCTGTTACTGCTACAAATCCGAGTGTGCGCACTGCTGCTATTTCGCTCCTTGGTACACTGTATGTCTATGTAGGAAAACCACTTCTCATGttttttgaaaacgaaaaaccaGCTCTGAAACAGCAAATTGATCAGGAATGTGAAAAG CGTATTGGAGAATCGCCTCCAATTCCAACACGTGGTAGCAAAGGCAAGAAGAATAAAGTTGACGAAGATGACGATGGTGATATAGAAGAAAAGGAATCAGTGCCTCAAGTGGATATATCTGATCTCATTCCCAGAGTTGATATTAGCAGTCAATTAACAGAAAGTCTGCTCAATGAGCTTGCCGATAAAAATTGGAAG gtacGCAATGAAGGGCTTCAGAAAATAAATACGTTACTGACAGAGGCAAGGTCCATAAAAGGATCAATTGGCGAACTTCCCCAGGGACTAGCTTTGAGATTAGTGGACAGTAATAGCAAAATAGCACAATCTACATTAGGCGTTTGTCAAACTTTAGCAACAGCTATAGGATCGCCAGCTAAACAGCATATACGAACGTTGTTCCCTGGGTTTCTGCAGTGTTTGGGCGATTCTAAG ACATGGATTCGGACAGCTGCAATTGCTTGCATGAACACATGGGGAGACCAGTGCGGATACAAGGAATTTTTCGACGGAGAAATGATTGGAGATGCTCTGAAGTCTGGATCTCCAACTCTTAGATCTGAGCTTTGGAACTGGCTTGCTCAGAAACTACCACTGA tTACTGTAAAACAGATCCCAAAGGAAGAGCTTACAGTTTGTTTACCGTATTTATTCAGTAATTTAGAAGATCGTAATTCTGACGTTAGGAAAAATGCCCAAGAAGCAGTTCTGGGCTACATGATTCATCTTTCATATGATACTATGGCGCGTGCTTCGGAGAAACTGAAg CCTGGCTCAAAATCTGTCGTTCTCGCAGCTTTAGAAAAAGCACGACCTAATTTACCTGTGAAACCACTTCCGAAAAAACAAGCCCCAGAAAATACATCACAGCCAAAAACAGTTAAAAGCGGTGGAGCAGTCAAAGCAGGCAAAACGGCCATCAAAACTAAG GCTGGAAATGGATCTAAGCCTAACAGTGCTCGCAAGAAGGATGACGATGCGGACACTAGTCCATTGTTAGCTACAAATAACTTGAAACATCAAAGAGTCATTGATGAACAAAAGATGAAAGTGTTGAAGTGGAATTTTACAACACCGCGAGAAGAATTTGTGGAATTACTCAAAGAATTAATGACTACTGCAAACGTGAATAAAACATTGATGTCAAACATGTtccattctgattttcggtatCATCTAAAAGCTATAGAATCTCTAACGGAG GATTTGGCCGATAATAGCAAAGCTTTAGTCTGTAATTTAGACCTGATTCTCAAGTGGTTGACATTGAGATTCTTTGACACAAATCCTTCGGTACTATTGAAAGGTTTGGACTACCTCCAAACAGTTTTTAATATACTTATTGAGGACCAATATCATATGCTTGAGAATGAAGCTGCCTCTTTTATCCCGTATCTTCTGACCAAG ATAGGCGACTCAAAGGATACTGTACGGAATGGCGTTCGTgctttatttaaacaaattgcTTTAGTATTCCCAGTGagcaaattattttcttatgtTATGGAGGGTATCAAGTCCAAGAATGCTCGCCAAAGAACAG AATGCCTTGATCAATTAGGTTCACTAATTGAAAACTATGGAGTATCTGTATGCCAACCCAATGCGTCTGTAGCTTTGAAGGAAGTTGCCAAACAAATCGCCGACAGGGACAATTCTGTGCGTAATGCAGCACTCAATTGCATTGTGCAGGCATACTTCCTTGAGGGAGAAAGAGTCTATAAACTTATTGGACAg ATTTCCGAAAAGGATCAATCGTTGTTAGATGAGCGTATCAAGAGAGCCGCAAAGAATCGTCCGACAAAATCTGCTTCTTCAGCTAGAATTGTCGTCCCCCCTACCGCCGTCACCAACCATGTGTCAGATGACGGTGAACCCGATTTTGATGAAGAAGATGAGGAACCATTTGAACAGGAGCCAGAGCCAGTGCACGATCC AAGCAACGATCAGAAAAAACCAATGGTAAAGGAAGCGAGTTGTGAGGTCATCGAAGGCATTCCGCAAGTTGATTTAGTTGAGCCAGTGCAAGGGGATGAACCTTGCGAAAAACATGAACTTCAGGGAATACAATCTTCACAAAATCATCAGCCCGATAATTTGCATCATGATAATGTTGAAAC AGTCCCAGCGCAACAGATACGTCCTAAAGTTTCTGGACCATTTGGCCTTGATTTGGAATGGTTAGAGAAAATTGAGTCAAGTGCTCCAGTAAAAGTTCGTAATCCAAAACTTATAGAACTTAGTCTCTCAGACCTAAATGAACCAGTGAAGTTGTTGAATCCTACAGCAACACA aataattCCCATTTCGCCACCAAAACTGTTGGTGCCAAAATCTGCAGTTCTGTCCTCGTTAACATCGCAGATTGAAAAAGATGATACTTTGGATCGTGAAATATTAGCAATGGCTAGTAATGATCTTCAGGTTGCGTTCCAGGCACTAAGCAAAGTGGATGGT ATATTAAAATCACACCAGGCTAATTTGCTTCAAACAAAGGAAGATAAGTTTATTGGTGCTGCAAATATGCAGTTGAAAATTCTGCAAAATTATCCCTTGCATTCGGGAATTCCGGATGTATCAAAATGTTTCAGAAATACTTTTATGGTGATACTTTCG ttTTACAACTCCGGTATTCTTGGCAAAAATGTGTCCGCACTACAATTGAAAGAGCTTGTGGACCAACTGATCAGTCTACTtgcagaaaataaattagatCAGTTAAATGATGTTGATGCTTATAATCGTGTGATCAATACCATTGTTGTCAAAGTGATAGATTGTTCAAATCACACAACAATTATTTG TGTTCTGATAAAACTACTTCACGGTTGTGCACAATCTAATGCACTTCCAAAATACGAAGAATTGGTAATGAAGTGTTTATGGAAAATAGTTAAGATTATGCCAAGCTGGGCTGCAGATTTAGATTACGATCCAATTCTTCGAGAAGTACACTATTTCCTGAAA GATTATCCAACCACGTGGTGGAAGAAGAGAAGATCCGATACTGCCCTGCGCACGGTTAAAACAGTACTTCATAGCATGACCCGAGTAAAAGGAAATGCCATTTTAAATCACATGAGCTTAATAACCAACAAAGACGAGTCGGAATTGTATTCTTACCTTATAAGGCTTGTTGCG acacTGAAACCAGATGACACTAATACACAGTCGCGAGCGTCATCAAAGTCTGCTACCGTTGGTAGAACACAAAAGCACTTGTCTAAATTAACACATCAGCAGttgtctgaaatatttaaaaaaattggatcaAAACATCATACACAAGAG GGGCTTGCACAACTGTATGATTTTAAACTGCAGTATCCGGAGGCGGATATTTATGTGCAACCATTCCTACTTAAATCTCATCAGTTTTTCCAAGACTACATCGAACAGGGGTTGCGAGATATTGACCAAGCAAGAAAAAGTCAAACCCCTATTTTACAGACAAATAATCAATATGCCACAG TGGTGGAATATTAA